The Gouania willdenowi chromosome 3, fGouWil2.1, whole genome shotgun sequence genome includes a region encoding these proteins:
- the dhdh.1 gene encoding dihydrodiol dehydrogenase, tandem duplicate 1: MATRWGLCGAGKISHDFSVAMKTLSPGDHQIRAIASRSLERAQDFAKKHGVPKAYGSYEELANDPDIDVVHLGVLHTEHWQVGLLLLEAGKNVLCEKPFAMNSRQVKDLVAAAKKNNVFLMEAIWSRCFPVHAEVRRQLAEEAVGEVKLVKAYFGSPQLHIPRAVERELGGGALLDIGVYCLQFVLMVFKGERPECIEASGVLLDTGVDESVVVVMKFSRNRMAFCSFSIGARLPNDAFIAGTKGSIQVVGPMHCPTTLVVNNNRMEYPLPEPCLPLNFTNSTGLRYEAEEVRQCLLKGMKESPVMSLQDSVLLTEIMDEIRKQVGVVFSQDSQ; this comes from the exons ATGGCAACTCGCTGGGGACTCTGTGGAGCTGGGAAGATTAGCCATGACTTCTCTGTAGCAATGAAGACATTGTCTCCTGGAGATCACCAG ATAAGAGCTATTGCGTCAAGGAGCCTGGAGCGAGCCCAAGATTTTGCAAAGAAACATGGAGTTCCTAAGGCTTACGGTAGCTATGAAGAGCTGGCCAATGACCCAGACATTG ATGTGGTGCATCTGGGAGTGCTGCACACAGAGCACTGGCAGGTTGGACTGCTGTTGCTGGAGGCTGGGAAAAATGTGCTGTGTGAGAAACCCTTTGCTATGAACTCCAGACAAGTGAAAGATCTCGTTGCAGCGgcgaaaaaaaacaatgtcttCTTGATGGAG GCCATCTGGTCCCGCTGTTTCCCTGTACATGCTGAGGTGCGCAGGCAGCTGGCTGAGGAAGCAGTGGGGGAGGTAAAGCTGGTGAAAGCCTACTTTGGCTCTCCACAGCTCCACATACCTCGAGCTGTGGAGAGAGAGCTTGGTGGAGGAGCTCTGTTGGACATTGGAGTGTACTGTCTCCAGTTTGTTCTGATGGTGTTCAAGGGGGAAAGGCCTGAGTGCATTGAGGCTTCAGGGGTGCTGCTGGACACAG GAGTGGATGAGTCTGTGGTTGTGGTCATGAAATTCTCAAGGAACAGAATGGCTTTCTGCTCATTTTCGATTGGCGCTCGACTCCCAAATGATGCGTTCATCGCTGGCACTAAGGGTTCTATTCAG GTTGTCGGCCCCATGCACTGCCCCACCACACTGGTAGTGAACAACAACAGAATGGAGTATCCTTTGCCTGAACCCTGTCTGCCTCTAAACTTCACCAACAGCACTGGACTACGCTATGAGGCAGAGGAAGTGAGACAGTGCCTTCTAAAAG GAATGAAAGAGAGCCCAGTGATGTCTCTGCAAGACTCCGTCTTACTGACAGAGATCATGGATGAAATCAGAAAACAGGTGGGGGTAGTGTTCAGCCAGGACAGCCAGTGA